One genomic segment of Spirochaetota bacterium includes these proteins:
- a CDS encoding STAS domain-containing protein, translated as MNFTHTRYSDLVIVTITGIGEYGDDVKLIKLIEKLIPEKISTVAINFSQVDTINSAAVAAIMYLLKYGDEHNFDVVFFAANDKIYMILERALPKYSMNIFTEDEFYKKYNITV; from the coding sequence ATGAATTTTACGCATACTCGTTATTCTGACCTTGTTATTGTAACCATTACCGGTATTGGCGAGTATGGGGATGATGTGAAATTAATAAAATTAATTGAAAAGCTGATCCCGGAAAAAATATCAACTGTTGCAATTAACTTTTCACAGGTTGATACCATAAATTCTGCAGCAGTTGCAGCTATTATGTATCTTTTAAAATATGGTGATGAACATAACTTTGATGTTGTTTTTTTTGCTGCTAATGATAAAATATATATGATTCTTGAAAGGGCGTTGCCTAAATATTCAATGAATATTTTTACAGAAGATGAATTTTATAAAAAATACAATATTACAGTTTGA
- the gpmI gene encoding 2,3-bisphosphoglycerate-independent phosphoglycerate mutase has protein sequence MKLLPNGFSRRKGPLVLIIMDGIGIGPHDEGNAFFLARTPILDRLMKTCPYTTLRAHGTAVGLPSDADMGNSEVGHNALGAGRIFDQGAKLVDKAIESKQIFSTEIWHKLLKKPVNEGTTLHFIGLLSDGNVHSHINHLFKLIEQAAKEGVKKIRVHILLDGRDVPETSALQYVDSLEKFLHTFNDEGFDFCIASGGGRMVTTMDRYEADWNIVKRGWDAHVLGKGRAFTSATEAIETYRKEQPGITDQYLPSFVIAKDGKPVGTIIDGDSVILYNFRGDRAIEISRAFEEKDFNKFDRERFPEIVFAGMMEYDGDLHIPKNYLVFPPSIDKTISEYLVHNGCKQFAISETQKFGHVTYFWNGNRSGMFDPNYETYQEIPSDKLQFNERPWMKAAEITDAVIEAINSAQYDFIRLNYANGDMVGHTGILEAAIIAAETVDLCIGRLLQAIDNTGAIAIITADHGNLDEMFEKDAKTGAIKIDKKTGKPQPKTSHTLNPVPFIIYDPHFNGEYTLTTHKEQGLANVAATICTLLGFHPPEEYYPSLVSLTK, from the coding sequence ATGAAATTATTGCCCAATGGTTTTAGCAGAAGAAAGGGGCCTCTTGTACTAATAATAATGGATGGTATTGGAATTGGACCACATGATGAAGGAAATGCTTTCTTTCTTGCACGTACTCCTATATTAGATAGATTAATGAAAACCTGTCCCTACACAACTTTGAGAGCACATGGGACTGCAGTTGGACTTCCATCAGATGCCGATATGGGCAATTCAGAAGTTGGTCATAATGCATTAGGTGCTGGCAGGATTTTTGATCAAGGTGCAAAGCTTGTTGATAAAGCCATTGAATCAAAACAGATATTTTCAACTGAAATTTGGCACAAATTACTGAAAAAACCAGTTAATGAAGGCACTACATTACATTTTATTGGGCTGCTATCAGATGGTAATGTACACTCGCATATTAATCATCTTTTTAAACTCATTGAGCAGGCTGCTAAAGAAGGAGTTAAAAAAATCCGTGTACATATTTTATTAGATGGAAGAGATGTACCCGAAACATCAGCTTTGCAATACGTTGATAGCTTAGAGAAATTTCTTCATACGTTTAATGATGAAGGCTTTGATTTTTGTATTGCTTCTGGTGGTGGAAGAATGGTAACCACCATGGACAGGTATGAAGCTGATTGGAATATTGTAAAACGTGGTTGGGATGCACATGTCCTGGGTAAAGGGAGAGCATTCACTTCTGCTACTGAAGCAATAGAAACATATAGAAAAGAACAACCTGGTATAACTGACCAGTATTTACCATCATTTGTTATTGCAAAAGATGGTAAGCCCGTTGGAACAATTATTGATGGTGATTCGGTAATCCTGTATAATTTCCGTGGAGACAGAGCTATCGAAATTTCCCGTGCTTTTGAAGAAAAGGATTTCAATAAATTTGACAGAGAACGTTTCCCGGAAATAGTTTTTGCTGGAATGATGGAGTACGATGGTGACCTTCATATCCCCAAAAATTATCTGGTTTTTCCTCCTTCTATAGATAAAACTATTAGCGAGTATTTAGTTCATAACGGTTGCAAGCAATTTGCAATATCTGAAACACAAAAATTTGGTCATGTTACCTACTTCTGGAATGGTAATAGAAGCGGTATGTTTGACCCAAACTACGAAACGTATCAGGAAATACCTTCTGACAAATTGCAATTCAATGAGCGGCCATGGATGAAAGCTGCTGAAATAACTGATGCGGTAATTGAAGCAATCAATAGTGCTCAATATGATTTTATTCGCCTGAATTATGCTAACGGCGATATGGTGGGTCATACTGGCATATTAGAAGCAGCCATAATTGCTGCTGAAACTGTTGATTTATGCATTGGGCGCTTACTGCAGGCAATAGACAATACCGGAGCTATCGCCATAATTACTGCAGATCATGGTAACCTTGATGAGATGTTTGAAAAAGATGCAAAAACAGGGGCAATAAAAATTGATAAGAAGACAGGTAAACCACAGCCAAAAACTTCGCATACATTAAATCCAGTACCATTTATTATTTATGATCCTCATTTTAATGGTGAATATACGTTAACAACTCACAAAGAACAGGGGCTGGCAAATGTTGCTGCAACAATCTGTACATTATTAGGATTTCACCCTCCTGAAGAGTATTATCCATCATTAGTGTCACTTACAAAATAG
- a CDS encoding NAD-dependent deacylase has translation MDDLIKTAAKIVKDSISTIALTGAGISVESGIPDFRSAGGLWTRYNPEEYAHIDGFRRNPRKIWKMIFELMDMTRNAMPNPAHIALAQLEEMGLLKAVITQNIDNLHQRAGSKNVIEFHGNSERLQCIYCGAEYVPEEFVIEDEPPQCKKCGEILKPSVVFFGEMIPHNALMESQNLASDARVVLVIGTSAVVYPASSIPHIAKANGAYVIEFNLEKTVITPIITDIFIQGKVGETLPKFIEAIKALQA, from the coding sequence ATGGATGATTTAATTAAAACTGCAGCCAAAATTGTAAAAGATTCTATCTCTACCATTGCTTTAACTGGTGCAGGTATTTCGGTTGAAAGTGGTATACCTGATTTCCGTAGCGCTGGTGGATTATGGACACGTTATAACCCTGAAGAATATGCACATATTGATGGTTTTAGAAGAAACCCACGTAAAATATGGAAGATGATATTTGAGCTAATGGACATGACCAGAAATGCTATGCCCAATCCAGCTCATATTGCACTGGCACAACTGGAAGAGATGGGCTTATTAAAAGCTGTAATAACACAGAATATTGACAATCTCCACCAGAGAGCTGGTAGTAAAAACGTCATTGAATTTCATGGCAATTCAGAACGGTTGCAATGTATTTACTGTGGTGCAGAATATGTACCTGAAGAGTTTGTTATTGAAGATGAACCTCCTCAATGTAAAAAGTGTGGTGAAATATTAAAACCAAGTGTGGTATTTTTTGGTGAAATGATTCCCCATAATGCATTAATGGAATCACAGAATTTAGCAAGCGATGCACGTGTTGTTCTTGTTATTGGAACATCTGCTGTTGTATATCCAGCAAGTAGTATACCCCATATAGCAAAAGCTAATGGGGCATACGTTATTGAATTTAATTTAGAAAAAACTGTCATTACACCAATTATAACTGATATCTTTATTCAGGGCAAAGTTGGGGAAACATTGCCAAAATTTATTGAAGCCATAAAAGCTCTGCAGGCTTAA
- a CDS encoding STAS domain-containing protein, whose translation MIFTKKEEENRCIFIISEQLNPRTLKELIEEMHNFLQNDSRDAIIDMTNVEVVDSTILAGFMTLYNNFNNNRRKFRIINANNYVKRVIELASLETFLLEE comes from the coding sequence ATGATTTTCACTAAAAAAGAAGAAGAAAACCGATGTATATTTATTATCAGTGAACAATTAAATCCAAGAACTTTGAAGGAATTAATTGAAGAGATGCATAATTTTTTACAAAATGACAGCCGTGATGCTATAATTGATATGACCAATGTTGAAGTAGTTGATTCAACAATTTTAGCAGGCTTCATGACATTGTATAACAATTTTAATAACAATCGAAGAAAGTTTAGAATAATTAATGCCAATAATTATGTAAAACGCGTTATAGAATTAGCTTCACTTGAAACATTTCTTCTGGAGGAGTAG